The DNA segment CATGCTCttcaaaatcttttaaaatCAATGCAATATACATTACATACACAATCAACATACAagtttttcatatcaaaatacatatattctcgaatggtggtttcaaaagctTCTAAAACTTGTCTGATCATTATATGTTGTAATTAACTGGTACCTTGGTAGCGATCTAGCCTTGCACGAACGAGATTGAGAGTATTTCTTCTTCCTTGGTGCAGGGTTTGAACGAGAGAAGGGAGTGGGAAGATGAGTAGGCGAAGACAAAGAGATAAAAGAGGTGAAAGAATTTGACGGTACTCAGTTTGTAACTAATGTGCTTGGAAGTCGGCTCATTAGTTGCAAATACTGACTTTCCAAATTCGctcattatttaaaaataaaaccgcaccaacattaaacttaaaataaatataaaaatatttgtttaaccTCGTTCGTAGGCTAGTCTCGTTTTTCTCAGTCCAGAATTAATCTTaaacctgaaaacaataaaattaactTGTAACCATTAAACACCAAACAAATCACATAACATTAAATAATTTAACACCacatttaaacatatattttaacaaccaaaaactcaactttgaaacataaaatctcatgcaatatacatagcacgaaatattttaaacataaattttatatcattaatatcacataaaatcatttaattaaacataacttttaaatcataattaaataaaaataaaatcatttaaaattcatttaaaatccCGTTAATACTCGTGAATGAATTAATGGATTTTTCGGGCGTTACACTCTCCGCTACATCAATTGCCCAACCCCTCTTGTCCTCCACTTGGGACTTTTCGTGCCACCTCGTTTTCAATATCAACGAAAAACATCTTCATGGTTTTTAGTGCGATTGAGAAGAGGAATGGGGATCTCCATGGTGGACAGATTGAGGATGATTTCGAAATACACAAGAAGAAATATATCTTGAAGAGATATTTCGGTTGATATTAGAATAGTTGGAGTAAAATTGTAAAAGTGTTAAtcgattgaaggtaaaatttcaATGAACACTCACATGTTattatctatactattatataaaagttgTGACCTATTTCAAAACTGTTTTAGTCAGTTTGATGACatcaatataaatttataattttaaacctCAAACATACATTATAATTCATATAGATTATTGGGTAAAATAGTAAAAACTCACGCTTGCATTTCTAACTCCCATCATTAAAACCACTCACTATCTATGTGTTGCTAAAATTAAAGATTCATTTCAGTTAACGAATTTCATTGCAATTTTGTTTAATATCAACATATTAtttgtaaattattaaaatttcgtatttattataattttaactagatattaaattatttacatACACGCAGCGCAAAGCGTGTACATCAGTTgctaatatatataatagatgGGACATATATGTATACGAAAACAAATAACCAACAGAATCTTCCATTAAATTTTTGACCATTAACAAGTCATTAACTTTGCTAGAAAGAGGATCTCAACCCTGCCCTATGAACGCACGCACAATTAGGGTTTTTGGCTTTTTGCGACTGTTcctaaattttcgaaaaattccCAATTTAAGTAATCTAATTCTGTATGGGTTATTTTTCCAATTAACGAAATAGTATTCATATGCTTTtaattttctatttttcttGAACTTTGGGAGACCAATTCCAATTTCCATGTCGAATTGGTTGCCAAAATTACTCCAAGCAGAAATTGGTTCGTCCTAGTTTTTGTTTAGTCCGTTGTGCCCAAGTTGTTATTTTCACTCTTCTTTACACTCCtttcttaaaataaaaattttgtctTCAACTGCTGGATGCGTTACAGTTTTCGGATGTAAGGTTATTGAATTTTTGGGTGATGAGGATATGAAACCAGGCGAGACTTCGGTCTTGGAGTGAGTTTAATCGAAAAAGCTATTTTCTCTTTCTTTTTGGAGGAAAAAAATTCTGggtttttgtgtattttttattaatttttccaGTAGTGAAATATGATAGCAGAGAAACCTAGTTGGATAAAGCATGGGGGCACCCAGATATTCTCCATTGACATTCAGCCCGGTGGCCTCAGGTTTGCCACTGGTGGAGGTGATCATAAGGTTTGCTTTCCTTGGCTTGTATACGTCGGAGCCTCTATTTTCCTTTTCTATCTTAATTTCCTTTCTTGCTGGCGATAAATTTCccagaaagattaaatctttgGAGTCTAGGACTACATAACGCTTGACACGTCTTCCAAATTAATATCAATTTTCTTATGTAATTCTTTATGCTTGCAATTACTGTTTGTCCCTGTggacattttttttaatgtatcAGTTTTACAAAACTAGACTGAAGTTTCTACTTAACCATTGCTTAGTTGCTAAATAACAAATAGTGAATCTTCTCTCCAGGACCTTCGAATCTCTGAATTATTTTTGTGATATGATGCAGAAGTGGGAGGCTTATCGTTTTCCTTTTCTAGATGTCATAAGAATCATGATTAAACCTTCTCTAGTTTAATGCAGCCATGCCATCATGACAAGCTTAGAGATTGAACAAATCTGTATATCTGTGGGTTTTGACATCAGTTAACTGGGTAATGAATACTTTTTGAAAAGGAAGTTGCTCCAATAAAGTAATCTTTGCTGTATGTTCAGGTTCGCATTTGGAACATGAAACATGTTGGCAAGGAATTGGCATCAGACGATTCAGCACCTAAACTTCTGGCGACTTTGCGTGATCATTTTGGTTCAGTTAACTGTGTTAGATGGGCTAAACATGGTCGCTATGTTGCATCTGGATCGGACGATCAAGTTGTTCTTATTCATGAGAGGAAGCCTGGTTCAGGAACAACAGAGTTTGGCAGTGGAGAGCCACCGGATATTGAAAATTGGAAAGTTTCCATTACTTTGAGAGGACACACAGCGGATGTGGTAATAAGAGTCTCTTAATTGTATAGCGTGAATCTCAAAAATTCACTTGTCTTTAAGTTATCTACTAGGTTGCGGAAGAGGAAGTTTTTGTTACAACTTACAACTAAAATCACCTGATATGATAACATCAAATAGATTGTCGATTTTCTCTCATCTACAGCTTGCTGTTGAACGGTTTGATTTTTAACCAAGGGGTTGATTCTTTTCCATGCCTAAAGTAGGTGGATCTTAACTGGTCTCCTGATGACTCAGCACTTGCTAGTGGAAGTCTGGATAACACAATTCATATTTGGGACATGAATAGTGGCATCTGTACTGCTGTTCTTCGGGGTCACTCGAGTCTGGTCAAAGGAGTTGTTTGGGATCCAATTGGTTCATTCATAGCGAGCCAATCAGATGACAAGGCTGTAATTATTTGGAGAACTACTGATTGGAGTCTCGCCCACAGAACTGATGGTCATTGGTCAAAATCTGTATGTTAACCATGTATTGAGATGAACCCTTTGTTTGTTTTTCTATTGATTCCATGTCCCCTGACCTGATGTATGATGTCATTTTGCAGCTTGGATCTACCTTCTTCAGGCGGCTCGACTGGTCACCTTGTGGCCATTTTATTACTACAACTCATGGTTATCAAAAGCCTAGGCATTCTGCACCTGTTCTTGAAAGAGGGGAATGGTCTGCCACTTTTGACTTCTTGGGGCACAACGCTCCAATTATTGTTGCCAAGTTCAACCGTTTAATGTTTAGAAGGAGTTCCTCCAATTTTCGGGACTTAAAAACTGCATCACTTGGGTGGAATAATGGTTCTTCTAAGACCGAAGGAAAAGATTTTCAGCCATACAATATTATTGCTATGGGAAGTCAGGACCGCAATATAACTGTGTGGACCACTGCAAGCCCTCGTCCTCTCTTTGTGGCCAAGCATTTCTTTACTCAAAGTGTTGTTGATCTATCATGGTGATTTTACTCTTCGGTGCCTATAAGTTCCTTTTTTGGAATGTGTTCCAATTATGCTTGGAGTTGCATTCTTAAATTTGCATAATTCCAATCCCTTAGTTCATGTTTACTATATTGAATTGTCTGTGTGCAGGAGCCCTGATGGATATTCACTTATTGCTTGTTCTTTGGATGGGACAGTCGCAACATTTCATTTTGATGCAAAAGAACTTGGACATGCGTTAACTGATGCTGAATTAAATGATTTGAAGAGAAATCGCTATGGTGATGTCAAAGGTCGGCATGGGTACTTGGCTGAAACTCCAGCACAATTAGTGCTGGAAGCAGCATGTATGAAGCAATCTGCCAGTAAAAAAGTGAATTTAGTAGTCCCAGAGAAACAGCCATCTTCAAAACTTTCAACTGATTTAGTTTTGGCTACAAAAACCAACAAGACCCATGTCAACAAtggaaagaaaattgaagatGCTATCATTGATGAGTCAAATACAGGAAATTGTGCACGTATGTCGATTCCTGTAAAGCAAAAAGAATATAGACGTCCTGATGGTCGAAGGAGGATAATACCTGAAGCTGTCGGAGTTCCTGTCCAACAGGAAAGAATGCCTGTTGATGACCATTCTGAATCTCTTGAATTTGCTATAAAGTCTGTGCATCACATGAAGGATGATGATGGTGTACCTAGAGAAGTGCGCATCAGAAATTCTGCCAGCAAAAATGCAGATTTGAGAGAGAGATCCGATGTAATGGCTAGAGCAAGTATAAGTGAAAGTTTTGTCCTTGAGAAGGTTCCTGCCACTGGGATTGATGAAGGAAGAACTATTGTTGAACAGGCTACTCATGTGGCGTCTGGTAGTATTCTTTCCATTAGGGTGTTTGATAAGAAAGAAGGGGAAGGTTCATTGCCTTTGTGCTTGGAAGCTAGTCCGGTAGAGCATTCTGTAAACGACATTATAGGAGCcggaagtattttttttatgaaagaaACGGAACTATCTTGTACACGTGGAACTCAAAATCTTTGGTCAGATAGGATTTCTGGAAAGGTCACTGTACTTGCTGGAAATATGAACTTTTGGGCTGTTGGTTGTGAAGATGGATGCCTTCAGGTTAGCACAGTAGCAGTTCTCACTTCCCAGTACATTATATTAAGTTGAATCATTTGATGGATTTACATGCTGCCAAGCTCCAAATTCCGATGGGTAGCTTGCATCCACTATTTATGAATTTGTCAGATTTTTTTTACTGCATCAGTTTTTGACTGCTTTCATTATTTGTGATTGTCTTATATGTGGTTTTTTTCCATTTAaaaaccataaaaaaaatagagtACTTGCTTCATTGACTGCAAACGAGAAACATAGGCATCCACATCCGTTAGATTTTTGGTTTcaatttcatgcataaaaatatgataaaaattgcaattattaGTTAGACTCTGGAAGGAATCTTGTATCATTACATAATCACTGTACACACTTTCAGTCTTCTTAATGTGCCTATAAACATTGCAGCACCTTCGTTCACGTCATCATATGTTGGAGATATTATAAATAATCTACATAACTGTAGGTGGATTCTCCTTGTTaatctatactatatattaaGTAAGAGTAAGCGGTCTCTTGGAATGGGCATCATCTTCATTTTTGCGCTTATATAGTTATGTAATTACGAATATgccattttcattatttttttcatttcatgAATATTTATTTACGAAAATACCATTTTTAATCtaactatttattattataatttttttatactttcaattaaaaaatagaCAATAAAAGACACGCATCGCGTGCATTCGGATACTAGTATGGACTTAAGATCTTGTGATGAGTTTGTTAGTGGCTTTGTTGTGTTGACAAGGCTAACAGTGAGCTTATCTTATAGTACTTATCAACATGACTTCAGATGTCAATCATGCACTGCAAAGTGGACATAGCGAGGACACTGGTATTTGAatggatttttttaaatatgtcgTATGTAGGAAAAGTTTTCTGGGGTTCAAATGTAAATCAGGGAGTCTGACCTCCTTATTtgcaaattaaaaaaattccaagGGAACAGACCCAGGCTATTTGGTGAATTTTGAAGAAACAACTCACTGCATGGTTTTTTAGGAAAACGTTCTCTCCTCCTGTGAGATAGGACACGGTGGGGTTATTTTTGAAACTGCCCCCAGGTTATTATTAACTGTCATGGTCGACTGCTTAGTCACAGTCGGTGTATCCTTGTTTTAGAGATGCAATTTTTAACATGAATGGGAAGAAGTATTGAACAATTATGCCAGTAAGTTCCTACTGGATGGTTATCAATTATCAATtctgattttatttttgttaatgtgacttttttgttttggttttttgTTGGCTATGAGTCACGGGAACATCTGGTTCATGTCACAAACTCTTCTTAACAAATAACACTCTggtgaaatattattatttatttttttggaaaggTTTATACGAAGTCTGGAAGACGTGCCATGCCAACCATGATGTTGGGATCTTCTGCTGTATTTATTGATTGtgatgaattttggaaattgcTGGTTGTCACGAGGATGGGGTCCTTGTATGTTTGGGATCTCTTCAACAGGAAATGTCTCCTCCATGACTCCTTGGTTTCGCTGATAACTACAGATGCAAAGTCCAATGCTAAAAACCCTGGTAACCTGGTTTCTTCTTCTTGATTCTATAGAAGTTCTATGGTTATGTAGATAATGCTGAAATTATAACTATTGTCGATTTGATTTCATTTTGCATTGTAGATTGATGGCTCTaatatttttccttttttaatGAACTCTAGTTACAATCAAGGTTATATCAGCAAAACTATCCAAATCTGGTAGTCCCCTTGTTGTTTTGGCTACACGCCATGCGTACCTGTACGATACTAGTCTAATGTGTTGGTTGAGAGTGGCAGATGATTTTTTTCCTACATCAAATTTTGCTAGCTCTTGGAACTTGGGCTCAGCTCATGTTGGTGAGCTGGCAGGATTGCAGGTTGATGTCAGGAAATTTCTTGCCCGGAAACCTTGGTGGAGCAGGTTTGTATATGCTTCTTGATCTTGAATCTTCAATGGAACTTTCAAAGATACATGTAATATTGGCAATATATAATTGGTCGTACGACCTTTAAGGAGTACATAAACTTCTCTGAAACTCTTTACGAAGCATTCTGGTCGAGTCTCGTGTTATCTACCTGTGCTAATGTATCCTGATGCCTTTTGGCCATGGTTATTTGCGTTTGTACTGCTGTGTTCACTGTTGGGTGGTTCTTTAATTGCTTTTTGCATGAGCTTTATCTCAAATTGTTGTCTTACTGCAGAGCGACTGATGATGGAGTGCAGACACGTGCTCATTTGGAAGCTCAACTGGCATCTGCACTGGCTTTGAAGTCTCCAAAGGAATATCGCCAATGCCTTATCTCTTATGTGCGCTTTTTAGCAAGGTGCGAGGTGTTTTTACTGGTACATTGTCTTATCATTCAATCTAATTGGTGATATCATGTTCCTATGGTGACCTGTTAATATAGAATAATCAGATTTTCATTCAGTGAGCTCTTAGAATATTCTTCCAAcggttttcatttttctttcttttctttattttattttttgtttttagatAATCAATTAAAACTAGCTTTATGGAATTGGAAGAGTATTGTGGAGTAGACTAGTAGTGTCGTATTTTTTGGAAAACCAGCAATGTTTTACGGGAGATTGCAAAGGATGAGTTGGGGAAGTTGATAAAACTTGTGTAAAATATCGGATCAAACAATATATTTTAGTAatgtttggttttattttttgggTGTTTCTGGTAAATGTTCTCTGAAAAGTTGTGTTTGTATTATATTCCTTTGCATTCGACGAAATGAAATTTGTATTTGTAATacccaaaaaatatatattgttgGGGAGCTATTAGTAGCTAAAATTATCTCTTCTACATTGTATGGTTGGCTATTTTAAGCTTTGTGCTTGAGGTATAATATAATATCAAATCTtgagttaaaatcatttaaacaaatatagGTTTGGGTATAGCGGCAAGCATATATAAGGAAAAGAATTTTGATCTGTCATTTATGTTTCTAACATAATGAATAGCTTTCATGATAATCtaaatattttgatatctttTCAAATCATAGAGAGGCAGACGAGCCCCGTCTAAGAGAAATTTGTGAAAATTTTCTCGAACCTCCTGTCGGAATGGCTGAAGCTGGATTTTCAAATCTCAAGACACGAGAATGGGATCCTTTTGTCCTTGTAAGGCCTTTTCCTACTCCTAATTATTGGAGGCATTCGTTGAATTTAATTGGATATTACTTTCTTTGCAATTTGCATTTTTTTACTTCATCTCGACTCATATCTCCTCCCTTCATAAAAAATCAAACAAGTTGGTCAAGTCTGGGGCGTGTGTCTTCATCTTTTTACCTTCTGTATTCGTATAGATTTACATGCGCCATTGCAGGGAATGAACAAACACAAACTCCTGCGAGATGACATTCTTCCATCAATGGCATCGAACCGAAAAGTTCAACGTTTGCTTAATGAGTTTATGGATCGCCTGTCTGAATATGAATCAACTGAGACAAGCTTCGAAGAAAAGAATCTCAAATCTGCAATTTGCAGAACAAATTCAGATTCAACAGCTGCAGATAAAACGAATCCCATTGAACCTATTAGTCATCCAGTCGAGCAAACTTCAGAAACAACTGAGCTATTGGATGATACACGTCCAAGAACCATTGGTAAAGATTCCATTATCGAAGACTTGA comes from the Henckelia pumila isolate YLH828 chromosome 1, ASM3356847v2, whole genome shotgun sequence genome and includes:
- the LOC140875166 gene encoding protein HIRA-like isoform X2; this encodes MNSGICTAVLRGHSSLVKGVVWDPIGSFIASQSDDKAVIIWRTTDWSLAHRTDGHWSKSLGSTFFRRLDWSPCGHFITTTHGYQKPRHSAPVLERGEWSATFDFLGHNAPIIVAKFNRLMFRRSSSNFRDLKTASLGWNNGSSKTEGKDFQPYNIIAMGSQDRNITVWTTASPRPLFVAKHFFTQSVVDLSWSPDGYSLIACSLDGTVATFHFDAKELGHALTDAELNDLKRNRYGDVKGRHGYLAETPAQLVLEAACMKQSASKKVNLVVPEKQPSSKLSTDLVLATKTNKTHVNNGKKIEDAIIDESNTGNCARMSIPVKQKEYRRPDGRRRIIPEAVGVPVQQERMPVDDHSESLEFAIKSVHHMKDDDGVPREVRIRNSASKNADLRERSDVMARASISESFVLEKVPATGIDEGRTIVEQATHVASGSILSIRVFDKKEGEGSLPLCLEASPVEHSVNDIIGAGSIFFMKETELSCTRGTQNLWSDRISGKVTVLAGNMNFWAVGCEDGCLQVYTKSGRRAMPTMMLGSSAVFIDCDEFWKLLVVTRMGSLYVWDLFNRKCLLHDSLVSLITTDAKSNAKNPVTIKVISAKLSKSGSPLVVLATRHAYLYDTSLMCWLRVADDFFPTSNFASSWNLGSAHVGELAGLQVDVRKFLARKPWWSRATDDGVQTRAHLEAQLASALALKSPKEYRQCLISYVRFLAREADEPRLREICENFLEPPVGMAEAGFSNLKTREWDPFVLGMNKHKLLRDDILPSMASNRKVQRLLNEFMDRLSEYESTETSFEEKNLKSAICRTNSDSTAADKTNPIEPISHPVEQTSETTELLDDTRPRTIGKDSIIEDLNQERPGGEPKSEKTNLCPATDPIVQRLTRPGEGFLT
- the LOC140875166 gene encoding protein HIRA-like isoform X1; translated protein: MIAEKPSWIKHGGTQIFSIDIQPGGLRFATGGGDHKVRIWNMKHVGKELASDDSAPKLLATLRDHFGSVNCVRWAKHGRYVASGSDDQVVLIHERKPGSGTTEFGSGEPPDIENWKVSITLRGHTADVVDLNWSPDDSALASGSLDNTIHIWDMNSGICTAVLRGHSSLVKGVVWDPIGSFIASQSDDKAVIIWRTTDWSLAHRTDGHWSKSLGSTFFRRLDWSPCGHFITTTHGYQKPRHSAPVLERGEWSATFDFLGHNAPIIVAKFNRLMFRRSSSNFRDLKTASLGWNNGSSKTEGKDFQPYNIIAMGSQDRNITVWTTASPRPLFVAKHFFTQSVVDLSWSPDGYSLIACSLDGTVATFHFDAKELGHALTDAELNDLKRNRYGDVKGRHGYLAETPAQLVLEAACMKQSASKKVNLVVPEKQPSSKLSTDLVLATKTNKTHVNNGKKIEDAIIDESNTGNCARMSIPVKQKEYRRPDGRRRIIPEAVGVPVQQERMPVDDHSESLEFAIKSVHHMKDDDGVPREVRIRNSASKNADLRERSDVMARASISESFVLEKVPATGIDEGRTIVEQATHVASGSILSIRVFDKKEGEGSLPLCLEASPVEHSVNDIIGAGSIFFMKETELSCTRGTQNLWSDRISGKVTVLAGNMNFWAVGCEDGCLQVYTKSGRRAMPTMMLGSSAVFIDCDEFWKLLVVTRMGSLYVWDLFNRKCLLHDSLVSLITTDAKSNAKNPVTIKVISAKLSKSGSPLVVLATRHAYLYDTSLMCWLRVADDFFPTSNFASSWNLGSAHVGELAGLQVDVRKFLARKPWWSRATDDGVQTRAHLEAQLASALALKSPKEYRQCLISYVRFLAREADEPRLREICENFLEPPVGMAEAGFSNLKTREWDPFVLGMNKHKLLRDDILPSMASNRKVQRLLNEFMDRLSEYESTETSFEEKNLKSAICRTNSDSTAADKTNPIEPISHPVEQTSETTELLDDTRPRTIGKDSIIEDLNQERPGGEPKSEKTNLCPATDPIVQRLTRPGEGFLT